TTTTGTTTTCTTTATAGTCCTCACGCATTTTTGTGTTTTAGGTATATTAAAAACCAGAAAAATAATATTTCTCTACATCGGAGTTGGTCTCAACCTTCTTAATCTTTGCTTTTTTAAGTACATTCTGACCTACCTGCAATATTTAATGAAAGAAGGTGAATTGTCTTTACCTTTCTTTCAATCCTTATCACAATTTATTTTACCACTTGCGATCAGCTTCTATACTTTCCAGATGATTGCATACATTGTTGATGCATGGCGGGGAAAATTCGACGAATCACCTTTTTTTAATTTCCTTTTATTTATTTTATTTTTTCCACAACTGATTGCTGGCCCCATCATGCGACATGATGACTTTTATGGGCAAATTGATAACTCTAAATTGAGTTTAGATTTTGTTCAAAGAGGTATTCTCCATATAATATCTGGCCTTGTTAAAAAAGTTTTAATCGCCGATCAAATTGCAAAAATCATAAACCCCGTATACTTGAATCCAGGTGAATATGATGGAATTTCCATATTGCTGACAACCATTGCATTTTCTTTTCAAGTTTATGGAGATTTTTCTGGTTATACTGATTTAGCTAGAGGATCGGCATTTTTGTTAGGTTATGAAATTCCAGAAAACTTTAAATCTCCATTTATGTCTGTTAGTTTTTCTGAGTTATGGACTAGGTGGCATTTCACCCTCTCGACCTGGATTCGTGATTATTTGTATATTCCGTTAGGTGGGAACAGAGTGTCAGAAATAAGATACAATATCAACACGATCATAGTAATGTCTTTATCCGGCTTATGGCATGGGAATACCTATACCTTTTTTTTGTGGGGGTTCTTTCATGGAGTCTTTTTATCGATAGAACGATTGGCATTTGGAAAACCAAATCGTAATGCAATGTCATTTGGGAAAAAAATTCTAGCTGTTCTATGGATCTTTGCCATATTTTCGATTCTTGCTACTTTTTTCAGAATTGATTCGATAAATAGAATCCATTCTTTTTGGGCTGCCTCCCTCAATTTATCTGGTAAGTTCATCTATCGTCCAGATTTTTGGGGATTGATCATTGCAAGTTCTGTTTTGCATATATTTGAATTCAAAAACTATTTTTCAAATAAACTAATCCCTTATGTTAATTGGATTATCCCCTGCCTTGTCTTTTTAGTTTATTTTGCAATTATTAAAATCGAATCTCCAGTTGAAACATTCATCTATTTCCAATTTTAAAGAGAACTTATGAAAGATATTCGCGTTTATTTTATTCCATTCC
The sequence above is drawn from the Leptospira sp. WS4.C2 genome and encodes:
- a CDS encoding MBOAT family protein; amino-acid sequence: MLFNSIDYLFFFIACYSIYWILPSQFRKYILIIFSLLFYAYWSGSFLLHFVFFIVLTHFCVLGILKTRKIIFLYIGVGLNLLNLCFFKYILTYLQYLMKEGELSLPFFQSLSQFILPLAISFYTFQMIAYIVDAWRGKFDESPFFNFLLFILFFPQLIAGPIMRHDDFYGQIDNSKLSLDFVQRGILHIISGLVKKVLIADQIAKIINPVYLNPGEYDGISILLTTIAFSFQVYGDFSGYTDLARGSAFLLGYEIPENFKSPFMSVSFSELWTRWHFTLSTWIRDYLYIPLGGNRVSEIRYNINTIIVMSLSGLWHGNTYTFFLWGFFHGVFLSIERLAFGKPNRNAMSFGKKILAVLWIFAIFSILATFFRIDSINRIHSFWAASLNLSGKFIYRPDFWGLIIASSVLHIFEFKNYFSNKLIPYVNWIIPCLVFLVYFAIIKIESPVETFIYFQF